A single region of the Lycium barbarum isolate Lr01 chromosome 2, ASM1917538v2, whole genome shotgun sequence genome encodes:
- the LOC132625864 gene encoding defensin-like protein, translating into MMGRSMRLFATVLLLLMVVFATEMGPAEARTCESASQRFKGLCTRSSNCASVCNSEGFPDGKCKGLRRRCFCTRNC; encoded by the exons ATGATGGGGCGCTCAATGCGTTTGTTTGCAACTGTGTTACTCTTGCTTATGGTTGTCTTTGCCACTG AGATGGGGCCTGCAGAGGCAAGGACCTGCGAGTCGGCGAGCCAACGGTTCAAAGGATTGTGTACGAGAAGCAGCAACTGTGCTTCTGTTTGCAACTCTGAAGGCTTCCCTGATGGCAAATGCAAAGGCTTACGTCGCCGTTGCTTTTGTACCAGAAATTGTTAa
- the LOC132625862 gene encoding ankyrin repeat-containing protein At2g01680, with translation MDSKSLRLITHQSFFTAVRSGDLESLKIVIKNEGLDVSCLLALQNDGGETALYIAAANNYKEIVSYLLGFCDLESVMIRSKADFDAFHVAAKNGYLGIVRELLAMWPGLCKVCDSRNTSPLYSAAVKGHLDVVNAILDADVSSIRIVRKNGKTALHTTARYGLLHIVKALIQRDPDIISIKDKKGQTALHMAVKGQDTSVVEEMLDTDNSILNERDKKGNTALHIATRKCRFQVVSLLLTYTSLDVNAINNQKETAMDLADKLQYGDSALLIKEDLTEAGAKHARFVGQFDAASELKRTVSDIKHEVQSQLIQNEKTRKRVSGIAKELRKIHREAVQNTINSVTVVAVLVASIAFLAIFSLPGQYIDKGPEAGKARIADTVAFRVFCLLNATSLFISLAVVVVQITLVAWDTRAQKQIVSVVNKMMWAACVSTCGAFLAIGFVIVGRKSSWMAITITVLGAPILIGTLVGLCYFVFRQHFGICGSDSQRRIKRASGSKSFSWSFSANISDMDDYNSDEKIYAL, from the exons ATGGACTCAAAATCATTAAGGTTGATAACCCATCAATCATTTTTCACAGCCGTTCGATCTGGTGACCTTGAATCACTTAAAATAGTTATAAAAAATGAAGGGTTGGATGTTTCTTGTTTATTAGCTTTACAAAATGATGGAGGTGAAACTGCTTTGTATATTGCTGCTGCAAATAATTATAAGGAGATAGTGAGTTATTTGCTTGGTTTTTGTGATTTGGAGAGTGTTATGATTAGGTCTAAAGCTGATTTTGATGCCTTTCATGTTGCTGCTAAAAATGGCTACTTGG GTATTGTGCGGGAACTTTTGGCCATGTGGCCTGGACTTTGTAAAGTATGTGACTCAAGAAATACAAGCCCTCTTTATTCAGCTGCTGTTAAGGGACATTTAGATGTGGTGAATGCCATTTTAGATGCAGATGTGAGCTCCATACGGATTGTTAGGAAGAATGGAAAAACTGCACTACACACAACTGCTAGGTATGGCCTTCTGCATATTGTAAAAGCACTTATACAGCGAGATCCAGATATAATATCCATCAAAGATAAAAAGGGTCAAACTGCACTTCATATGGCTGTTAAGGGTCAGGATACCTCTGTGGTGGAAGAAATGTTGGATACGGACAACTCAATATTGAATGAGCGTGACAAGAAGGGCAACACAGCTTTACATATAGCCACACGGAAATGTCGTTTccag GTTGTGAGCCTTCTGCTCACTTACACGTCCCTTGATGTCAATGCAATTAATAATCAAAAGGAAACTGCAATGGACTTAGCAGACAAATTGCAATATGGTGACTCAGCTTTGCTAATTAAGGAAGATCTGACTGAGGCTGGTGCAAAACACGCCCGATTCGTAGGTCAATTCGATGCAGCATCCGAACTTAAGCGGACCGTAAGCGACATTAAACATGAGGTCCAATCCCAGCTTATACAAAACGAAAAAACCCGAAAGCGTGTTTCTGGTATTGCCAAAGAGCTTAGGAAAATTCACAGAGAAGCTGTTCAGAATACCATTAACTCTGTTACCGTGGTCGCTGTTTTGGTCGCCTCTATTGCTTTTCTAGCTATATTCAGCTTGCCGGGCCAATACATCGACAAGGGGCCTGAAGCAGGAAAGGCCCGAATCGCGGATACCGTTGCGTTTCGGGTATTCTGCCTCCTGAATGCTACTTCTCTATTCATATCTCTCGCTGTTGTTGTTGTTCAGATTACTCTGGTTGCATGGGATACGAGAGCTCAGAAACAAATTGTCTCGGTTGTGAATAAGATGATGTGGGCAGCTTGTGTTAGTACGTGTGGAGCATTCTTAGCTATCGGTTTTGTTATTGTAGGGAGGAAAAGCTCGTGGATGGCGATTACTATTACTGTGCTCGGTGCACCAATTCTTATTGGAACTCTGGTTGGCTTGTGCTACTTTGTTTTCCGACAGCATTTTGGAATATGTGGTAGCGATTCTCAAAGGCGTATTAAAAGAGCGAGTGGGAGCAAATCTTTCTCGTGGTCTTTCTCTGCAAATATTTCTGATATGGATGACTACAACTCCGATGAGAAAATTTATGCTCTGTGA
- the LOC132625863 gene encoding defensin Ec-AMP-D2-like, which produces MMGRSMRWFATVLLLLMVVFATEMGPAEARSCESPSQRFKGLCTRNNNCASVCNTEGFPDGKCKGFRRRCFCTRNC; this is translated from the exons ATGATGGGGCGTTCAATGCGTTGGTTTGCAACTGTGTTACTCTTGCTTATGGTTGTCTTTGCCACTG AGATGGGGCCTGCAGAGGCAAGGAGCTGTGAGTCACCTAGCCAAAGGTTCAAAGGATTGTGTACGAGAAACAACAACTGTGCTTCCGTTTGCAACACTGAAGGCTTCCCTGATGGCAAATGCAAAGGCTTTCGACGTCGTTGCTTTTGTACCAGAAATTGTTAA